One Mycobacterium marseillense DNA window includes the following coding sequences:
- a CDS encoding methionine synthase — MSVFAGPSGVGSWPGIAAREAAAVVVGELAGALPHLVELPARGVGADLLGRAGALLVDVAIDTVPRGYRLAARPGAVTRRAISLLDEDMDALEEAWETAGLRNDGRVVKVQAPGPITLAAEVELANGHRAITDPGALRDLTASLAEGVAAHRAQLSRRLETPVVVQFDEPSLPKALGGALSGVTALSPVAALDEAVAGSLLDSCAETVGGEVALHCCAPGIPWDLLQRSIFSAISVDAGTLSAADLDGIAAFVESDRAVMLGVINTGATRAPSRRPSAEQVAAAVVAVTDRLGFARSALRERIGVTPACGLAGATPEWARTAIELARKAAEMFAEDPDAIE, encoded by the coding sequence GTGAGTGTTTTCGCGGGGCCCAGCGGCGTCGGTTCCTGGCCGGGCATCGCCGCGCGGGAGGCCGCCGCCGTGGTCGTCGGCGAACTGGCGGGCGCGCTGCCCCACCTCGTCGAGCTGCCCGCCCGCGGGGTGGGCGCTGACCTGCTGGGCCGCGCCGGGGCGTTGCTGGTCGACGTGGCCATCGACACGGTGCCGCGCGGCTACCGCCTCGCCGCCCGGCCGGGCGCGGTCACCCGCCGCGCCATCAGCCTCCTCGACGAGGACATGGACGCGTTGGAAGAGGCCTGGGAGACCGCCGGCCTGCGCAATGACGGCCGCGTGGTCAAGGTGCAGGCCCCGGGCCCGATCACGCTCGCCGCTGAGGTCGAGCTGGCCAACGGGCACCGGGCGATCACCGACCCCGGCGCGCTGCGCGACCTCACGGCGTCGCTGGCCGAAGGCGTCGCCGCGCATCGCGCGCAGCTGTCCCGACGCCTGGAAACGCCGGTGGTGGTCCAGTTCGACGAGCCGTCGCTGCCAAAAGCGTTGGGGGGAGCGCTGAGCGGGGTGACCGCTCTCAGCCCGGTCGCTGCGCTCGACGAGGCCGTGGCCGGCAGCCTGCTCGACTCCTGCGCCGAGACGGTGGGCGGCGAGGTGGCGCTGCACTGCTGCGCACCCGGGATACCGTGGGATCTGTTGCAGCGCAGCATCTTCAGTGCGATATCGGTCGACGCGGGCACGTTGAGCGCGGCGGATCTCGACGGCATCGCCGCGTTCGTCGAGTCGGACCGCGCCGTCATGCTGGGCGTCATCAACACCGGCGCCACCCGCGCCCCGTCACGGCGGCCGTCGGCGGAGCAGGTCGCCGCCGCGGTGGTCGCGGTGACCGATCGCCTCGGCTTCGCCCGCTCGGCGCTGCGCGAACGCATCGGCGTCACCCCGGCCTGCGGTCTCGCCGGCGCCACGCCCGAGTGGGCGCGCACCGCGATCGAGCTCGCCCGCAAGGCGGCCGAGATGTTCGCCGAGGATCCCGACGCCATCGAATAG
- a CDS encoding electron transfer flavoprotein subunit alpha/FixB family protein produces the protein MAEVLVLVEHAEGALKKVTSELITAARALGEPSAVVVGASGTAAPLADGLKEAGAAKIYVAESDDVDKYLITPVVDVLAALAESNAPAAVLLAATADGKEIAGRLAARIGSGLLVDVVEVKEGPKAIHSIFGGAFTVEAQANGDTPVITLRAGAVDAEPSAGAGEEVTVEVPAPAENATKITAREPAVAGDRPELSEATIVVSGGRGVGSAENFSVVEALADSLGAAVGASRAAVDSGYYPGQFQVGQTGKTVSPQLYIALGISGAIQHRAGMQTSKTIVAVNKDEEAPIFEIADYGVVGDLFKVAPQLTDAIKARKG, from the coding sequence ATGGCTGAAGTATTGGTGCTCGTGGAGCACGCCGAAGGTGCGCTGAAGAAGGTCACCTCCGAGTTGATCACGGCCGCCCGCGCGCTGGGCGAGCCGTCCGCCGTCGTGGTCGGGGCGTCGGGCACGGCCGCCCCGCTGGCCGACGGGCTGAAGGAGGCCGGCGCCGCGAAGATCTACGTCGCCGAGTCCGATGATGTGGACAAGTACCTGATCACCCCGGTGGTCGACGTGCTGGCCGCGCTGGCCGAGTCGAACGCGCCCGCGGCGGTGCTGCTGGCCGCCACCGCCGACGGCAAGGAAATCGCCGGCCGCCTCGCGGCCCGGATCGGTTCCGGTCTGCTGGTCGACGTGGTCGAGGTCAAGGAGGGCCCGAAGGCCATCCACTCCATCTTCGGTGGCGCGTTCACCGTCGAGGCCCAGGCCAACGGCGACACCCCGGTGATCACCCTGCGCGCCGGCGCCGTCGACGCCGAGCCGTCCGCCGGTGCGGGCGAAGAGGTCACCGTCGAGGTCCCGGCTCCCGCCGAGAACGCCACCAAGATCACCGCCCGCGAGCCCGCGGTCGCCGGTGACCGCCCGGAGCTGTCCGAGGCCACCATCGTGGTGTCAGGCGGTCGCGGCGTGGGTAGCGCGGAGAACTTCAGCGTGGTCGAGGCCCTGGCCGACTCGCTGGGTGCCGCCGTCGGTGCGTCACGTGCCGCCGTCGACTCCGGCTACTACCCGGGCCAGTTCCAGGTGGGCCAGACGGGTAAGACGGTCTCGCCGCAGCTCTACATCGCGCTGGGCATCTCCGGTGCCATCCAGCACCGCGCGGGGATGCAGACCTCCAAGACCATCGTCGCGGTCAACAAGGACGAAGAGGCACCCATCTTCGAGATCGCCGACTACGGCGTGGTGGGCGACCTGTTCAAGGTCGCCCCGCAGCTGACCGACGCGATCAAGGCACGCAAGGGCTGA
- a CDS encoding lysophospholipid acyltransferase family protein, translating into MTGTGHSWLPRASCDAGCVHAGDAVASPPLLKLVRMALRLSLALLLAPGLPLLAVPLPGRTRVQRIYCRLVLRCFGIRITVSGNPIRNLRGVLVVSPHVSWLDVFAIGAVLPGSFVARADMFTGPATGIVARILKVIPIERSSLRRLPAVVDTVAHRLRAGQTVVAFPEGTTWCGGEAAGGGAGRSHRGRGAFYPAMFQAAIDAGRPVQPLRLTYHHVDGSPSTVPAFVGDETLPGSIRRLLAVRRTLARVHVESLQLPGTDRRVLAGRCQSAVGAGTARCAGHGRVLVA; encoded by the coding sequence ATGACCGGCACCGGGCATTCCTGGCTGCCGCGCGCCTCGTGCGATGCCGGCTGTGTGCACGCCGGCGACGCGGTTGCCTCCCCGCCGCTGCTGAAGCTGGTGCGGATGGCCCTTCGCCTGTCGCTGGCGCTGCTGCTGGCGCCGGGGCTGCCGCTGCTGGCCGTGCCGCTGCCGGGGCGCACCCGCGTGCAGCGCATCTATTGCCGGTTGGTGCTGAGATGTTTCGGCATCCGGATTACGGTGTCGGGCAACCCGATTCGCAACCTGCGTGGTGTGCTGGTGGTCAGTCCGCACGTGTCGTGGCTCGACGTCTTCGCCATCGGCGCGGTGTTGCCCGGGTCGTTCGTCGCCCGCGCCGACATGTTCACCGGGCCGGCGACCGGGATCGTGGCGCGCATCTTGAAGGTCATCCCGATCGAGCGGTCCAGTTTGCGGCGGCTGCCCGCCGTGGTGGACACCGTCGCCCACCGGTTGCGCGCGGGGCAGACGGTCGTTGCGTTCCCGGAGGGCACCACGTGGTGCGGCGGGGAAGCGGCCGGAGGAGGAGCCGGACGATCACACCGAGGCCGCGGGGCCTTCTATCCGGCGATGTTCCAGGCCGCGATCGACGCGGGCCGGCCGGTGCAGCCCCTGCGGCTGACCTACCACCACGTCGACGGCAGCCCCTCGACGGTGCCGGCCTTCGTCGGCGACGAGACCCTGCCGGGCTCCATCCGACGGTTGCTCGCGGTGCGCCGCACGCTGGCGCGGGTGCACGTCGAGTCTCTGCAGCTCCCGGGGACCGATCGACGGGTTCTGGCCGGACGCTGCCAGTCGGCGGTGGGCGCTGGGACGGCCCGGTGCGCTGGTCACGGGCGCGTGCTGGTGGCCTGA
- a CDS encoding cysteine desulfurase family protein produces the protein MVYLDHAATTPMHPAAVEAMTAVLGTVGNASSLHTSGRAARRRIEESRELIADKLGARPSEVIFTAGGTESDNLAVKGIYWARRDAEPRHRRIVTSEVEHHAVLDSVNWLVEHEGAEVTWLPTAPDGSVSAAALREVLTRHDDVALVSVMWANNEVGTVMPAAELAAVAAEFGVPMHSDAIQAVGQLPVDFAASGLSAMSVTAHKFGGPAAVGALLLRRDLACVPLAHGGGQERDIRSGTADVAGAVGMAAAARISVDGLEVNSARLRALRDRLVDGVLGGIEDVSLNGARDSLRLPGNAHFTFRGCEGDALLMLLDANGIECSTGSACTAGVAQPSHVLIAMGADPTSARGSLRLSLGHTSVDADVDAVLRVLPGAVERARRAALAAAGAS, from the coding sequence ATGGTCTATTTGGATCACGCCGCCACCACCCCGATGCACCCCGCCGCCGTCGAGGCGATGACGGCTGTGCTGGGCACGGTGGGCAACGCCTCCTCGCTGCACACCAGCGGCCGGGCGGCGCGGCGCCGCATCGAGGAATCCCGTGAACTGATCGCCGACAAGCTGGGGGCGCGTCCCTCCGAGGTCATCTTCACCGCGGGCGGCACCGAGAGCGACAACCTCGCCGTCAAGGGCATCTACTGGGCCCGGCGCGACGCCGAGCCGCGACACCGGCGCATCGTCACCAGCGAGGTCGAACACCACGCCGTGCTGGACTCGGTCAACTGGCTCGTCGAGCACGAAGGCGCCGAGGTGACGTGGCTGCCCACCGCGCCCGACGGCTCGGTGTCGGCGGCGGCGCTGCGCGAGGTGCTCACACGCCACGACGATGTCGCGCTGGTCTCGGTCATGTGGGCCAACAACGAGGTCGGCACCGTCATGCCCGCCGCCGAACTCGCCGCCGTCGCAGCAGAATTCGGCGTCCCGATGCACAGCGACGCCATTCAGGCGGTGGGGCAGCTGCCCGTCGACTTCGCCGCCAGCGGCCTCTCGGCGATGAGCGTGACCGCACACAAATTCGGCGGCCCCGCGGCCGTCGGCGCGCTGCTGCTGCGCCGCGACCTCGCGTGCGTGCCGCTCGCCCACGGCGGTGGGCAGGAGCGCGACATCCGTTCGGGCACCGCCGATGTGGCCGGTGCGGTCGGAATGGCCGCGGCGGCCCGGATCTCGGTCGACGGGCTCGAGGTCAACAGCGCCCGCCTGCGGGCGTTGCGGGACCGCCTCGTCGACGGCGTGCTGGGCGGCATCGAGGATGTCAGCCTCAACGGCGCCCGCGACTCGCTGCGCCTCCCCGGCAACGCGCACTTCACGTTCCGCGGTTGCGAGGGCGATGCGCTGCTGATGCTCTTGGACGCCAACGGAATCGAGTGCTCGACCGGTTCGGCGTGCACCGCCGGCGTCGCGCAGCCCTCGCATGTGCTGATCGCCATGGGCGCCGACCCGACCAGCGCCCGCGGATCGCTGCGGCTCTCATTGGGGCACACCAGTGTTGACGCCGACGTCGACGCGGTGCTGCGGGTGCTGCCCGGGGCGGTGGAGCGGGCGCGCCGGGCGGCGCTGGCCGCAGCGGGGGCGTCGTAG
- the mnmA gene encoding tRNA 2-thiouridine(34) synthase MnmA, whose protein sequence is MKVLAAMSGGVDSSVAAARMVDAGHDVVGVHLALSTAPGTLRTGSRGCCSKEDASDARRVADVLGIPFYVWDFAEKFQADVIDEFVSSYARGETPNPCVVCNQKIKFSALSARAVALGFDTVVTGHYARLSGGRLRRAVDHDKDQSYVLAVLSAEQLRHAAFPIGDTPKSQIRAEAARRGLAVAEKPDSHDICFIPSGDTRAFLGARIGVRRGAVVNAEGTVLAEHDGVHGFTIGQRKGLGIAGPGPDGRPRYVTAIDAETATVRVGEAADLEVRELVGRTPVFTSGLTPSGPIECAVQVRAHGETADAVAERIDDELVVRLRVPLRGVAPGQTLVLYRPDPDGDEVLGSAVIAATSR, encoded by the coding sequence GTGAAAGTGCTTGCTGCCATGAGCGGGGGCGTCGACTCGTCGGTCGCCGCGGCCCGGATGGTCGACGCCGGTCACGATGTGGTGGGCGTGCACCTGGCGCTGTCGACCGCGCCCGGCACGCTGCGCACCGGCTCGCGGGGATGCTGCTCGAAGGAGGACGCCTCGGACGCGCGTCGGGTCGCCGACGTGCTCGGAATACCGTTCTACGTCTGGGATTTCGCGGAGAAGTTCCAGGCCGACGTCATCGACGAATTCGTGTCGTCTTATGCCCGCGGGGAGACGCCCAACCCGTGCGTGGTGTGCAATCAGAAGATCAAGTTCTCGGCGCTGTCGGCGAGGGCCGTTGCGCTCGGGTTCGACACAGTGGTCACCGGCCACTACGCCCGACTTTCCGGTGGGCGGCTGCGCCGCGCCGTAGACCACGACAAGGACCAGTCCTATGTGCTGGCGGTGCTGAGCGCCGAGCAGTTGCGCCACGCCGCGTTCCCCATCGGGGACACCCCCAAGTCGCAGATCCGCGCCGAAGCCGCCCGGCGCGGCCTGGCCGTCGCCGAAAAGCCGGACAGTCACGACATCTGCTTCATCCCGTCGGGGGACACGCGCGCCTTCTTGGGCGCGCGCATCGGGGTTCGCCGCGGCGCCGTGGTCAATGCGGAGGGCACGGTGCTCGCCGAACACGACGGGGTGCACGGCTTCACCATCGGCCAGCGCAAGGGCCTGGGCATCGCCGGGCCGGGCCCCGACGGCCGCCCCCGCTACGTGACCGCAATCGACGCCGAGACCGCGACCGTGCGGGTGGGGGAGGCGGCCGACCTCGAAGTGCGCGAATTGGTCGGGCGCACACCGGTATTCACCTCGGGCTTGACGCCGTCGGGCCCCATCGAGTGCGCGGTCCAGGTGCGCGCGCACGGTGAGACGGCCGACGCGGTGGCCGAACGCATCGACGATGAACTCGTCGTGCGGCTGCGCGTCCCGCTGCGCGGCGTCGCGCCGGGCCAGACGCTGGTGCTGTACCGGCCCGACCCCGACGGGGACGAGGTACTGGGCAGCGCCGTCATCGCCGCAACGTCGCGCTGA
- a CDS encoding GNAT family N-acetyltransferase: MSIASVLIPADKPSGAATGPSAAPRYSLLLSTDPAMIEAAQRLRYDVFTSTPGFALPAADGPGSDRVDQDRFDEFCDHLLVRDDDTGELVGCYRMLAPAGAIAAGGLYTATEFDIRAFDPLRPSLVEMGRAVVRDGHRNGGVVLLMWAGILAYLDRYGYDHVTGCVSVPIGGEPDDQPPGSRLRGVRDAILARHGAPPQYRVRPHRPVIVDGTALDDIPAPARPSVPALMRGYLRLGAQVCGEPAHDPDFGVGDFCVLLGKAHADTRYLKRLRSVSAAAELAGK, translated from the coding sequence ATGAGCATCGCTTCTGTCCTCATACCCGCCGACAAGCCCAGCGGCGCGGCGACCGGCCCTTCGGCCGCACCGCGCTATTCCCTGTTGCTGTCCACCGACCCCGCCATGATCGAGGCGGCGCAGCGACTGCGCTACGACGTCTTCACCAGCACGCCGGGCTTCGCCCTGCCGGCGGCCGACGGGCCCGGATCGGACCGGGTCGACCAGGACCGCTTCGACGAGTTCTGCGACCACCTGCTGGTCCGCGACGACGACACCGGCGAGCTGGTGGGCTGCTACCGCATGCTGGCGCCCGCGGGCGCTATCGCCGCGGGCGGCCTGTACACCGCGACGGAATTCGACATCCGCGCCTTCGATCCGCTGCGGCCGTCCCTGGTCGAGATGGGCCGCGCCGTGGTGCGCGACGGGCACCGCAACGGCGGCGTGGTGCTGCTGATGTGGGCCGGCATCCTGGCCTACCTGGACCGCTACGGCTACGACCACGTCACCGGATGCGTGTCCGTGCCCATCGGCGGCGAGCCCGACGATCAGCCCCCGGGCAGCCGGCTGCGCGGCGTCCGCGACGCCATCCTGGCCCGGCACGGGGCGCCGCCGCAGTACCGGGTGCGGCCGCACCGCCCCGTCATCGTCGACGGGACCGCGCTCGACGACATCCCGGCGCCCGCGCGGCCGTCGGTGCCGGCGCTGATGCGCGGGTACCTGCGGCTGGGCGCCCAGGTGTGCGGGGAACCCGCGCACGACCCGGATTTCGGTGTCGGCGACTTCTGCGTGCTACTGGGCAAGGCGCACGCCGACACCCGATACCTCAAACGCCTCCGATCGGTGTCGGCCGCTGCGGAACTGGCGGGGAAATGA
- the ligA gene encoding NAD-dependent DNA ligase LigA, with amino-acid sequence MSSAEADSVAPEVRRQWQDLAESVREHQFRYYIKDAPIISDAEFDTMFNELLALEERHPELRVADSPTQLVGGAGFATDFAEAQHLERMLSLDDVFDRDELVAWSNRVENEVGKEPHYLCELKIDGVALSLVYRDGRLERAATRGDGRVGEDVTLNARTIDDVPERLSADKHFPAPALLEVRGEVFFLLADFEALNASLVEDGKAPFANPRNSAAGSLRQKNPAVTARRRLRMICHGIGRTEGFAPKTQHEAYAALKAWGLPVAEQTARVRGLAAVEDRIAYWGEHRYDLEHEIDGVVVKVDDVALQRRLGTTSRAPRWAVAYKYPPQEAQTKLLDIRVNVGRTGRVTPFAFMTPVKVAGSTVGLATLHNAAEVKRKGVLIGDTVMIRKAGDVIPEVLGPVVDLRDGSEREFVMPTTCPECGTTLAPAKEGDADIRCPNARSCPAQLRERVFHVAGRGAFDIEGLGYEAAIALLKAEVIADEGDLFTLTEDDLLRTELFRTKAGALSANGKRLLDNLGKAKKVALWRILVALSIRHVGPTAARALATEFGDLDAIMSASTERLAAVEGVGPTIAAALTEWFTVDWHRAIVDKWRAAGVRMADERDTSVPRTLEGLTVVVTGSLAGFSRDDAKEAILARGGKAAGSVSKKTDYVVAGDSPGSKYDKAVELGVPVLDEDGFRQLLADGPSETPAE; translated from the coding sequence GTGAGCTCAGCAGAAGCTGATTCGGTAGCGCCCGAGGTTCGGCGGCAGTGGCAGGACCTGGCCGAATCGGTCCGTGAACACCAGTTTCGCTACTACATCAAGGACGCGCCGATCATCTCGGACGCCGAATTCGACACGATGTTCAACGAGCTCCTCGCGCTGGAGGAGCGCCACCCCGAGCTCCGGGTCGCCGATTCGCCGACCCAGCTGGTCGGCGGGGCGGGCTTCGCCACCGACTTCGCCGAGGCGCAGCACCTGGAACGGATGCTGAGCCTCGACGACGTCTTCGACCGCGACGAGCTCGTCGCCTGGAGCAATCGCGTCGAGAACGAGGTCGGCAAGGAGCCCCATTACCTGTGCGAACTCAAGATCGACGGGGTGGCGCTGTCACTGGTGTACCGCGACGGTCGGCTGGAACGCGCCGCGACCCGCGGCGACGGCCGCGTCGGCGAGGACGTGACGCTCAACGCGCGCACCATCGACGACGTGCCCGAGCGGCTGTCGGCCGACAAGCACTTCCCGGCGCCGGCCCTGCTCGAGGTGCGCGGCGAGGTGTTCTTCCTGCTCGCCGACTTCGAGGCGCTCAACGCCAGCTTGGTCGAGGACGGCAAGGCGCCGTTCGCCAATCCCCGCAACAGCGCCGCCGGCTCGCTGCGCCAGAAGAATCCGGCCGTCACCGCCCGGCGCAGGCTGCGGATGATCTGTCACGGCATCGGCCGCACGGAAGGGTTCGCGCCGAAGACCCAGCACGAGGCCTACGCCGCGCTGAAGGCCTGGGGCCTGCCGGTGGCCGAACAAACGGCACGCGTGCGCGGCCTGGCTGCGGTCGAGGATCGGATCGCCTACTGGGGCGAGCACCGCTACGACCTCGAACACGAAATCGACGGCGTGGTGGTCAAAGTCGACGACGTCGCGTTGCAGCGCCGGCTCGGGACCACGTCGCGCGCGCCGCGCTGGGCGGTCGCCTACAAGTACCCGCCCCAGGAGGCGCAGACCAAACTGCTCGACATCCGCGTCAACGTCGGGCGCACCGGGCGCGTCACGCCGTTTGCATTCATGACGCCGGTCAAGGTGGCCGGGTCGACGGTCGGGCTGGCCACCCTGCACAACGCCGCCGAGGTCAAACGCAAGGGCGTGCTGATCGGCGACACCGTGATGATCCGCAAAGCCGGCGATGTCATCCCGGAGGTGCTAGGGCCCGTCGTCGACCTGCGCGACGGCTCCGAGCGCGAATTCGTCATGCCCACAACGTGTCCCGAATGCGGCACCACGCTGGCACCGGCCAAGGAGGGCGACGCTGACATCCGCTGCCCCAACGCCCGGTCCTGTCCGGCGCAGCTGCGGGAGCGCGTGTTCCACGTCGCCGGTCGCGGGGCGTTCGACATCGAGGGGCTCGGCTACGAGGCCGCCATCGCCCTGCTCAAGGCGGAGGTGATCGCCGACGAGGGCGACCTGTTCACCCTGACCGAGGACGACCTGCTACGCACCGAGCTTTTCCGGACGAAGGCGGGCGCGTTGTCTGCCAACGGCAAACGGCTGCTCGACAACCTCGGCAAGGCCAAAAAGGTTGCGCTGTGGCGGATTTTGGTGGCGTTGTCCATCCGGCACGTCGGGCCGACGGCGGCGCGCGCCCTGGCGACCGAATTCGGCGACCTGGACGCCATCATGTCCGCCTCCACCGAGCGGCTCGCCGCGGTCGAGGGGGTGGGCCCGACGATCGCCGCGGCACTCACCGAATGGTTCACCGTCGACTGGCACCGGGCGATCGTCGACAAGTGGCGCGCCGCCGGCGTGCGGATGGCCGATGAGCGCGACACCAGCGTGCCGCGCACGCTCGAGGGGTTGACGGTAGTGGTCACCGGGTCGCTGGCCGGCTTTTCCCGCGACGACGCCAAGGAGGCGATCCTGGCACGCGGCGGCAAGGCCGCCGGGTCGGTGTCCAAGAAGACCGACTACGTGGTGGCCGGGGATTCACCAGGGTCGAAATACGACAAGGCCGTCGAGCTGGGGGTGCCCGTCCTTGACGAGGACGGCTTCCGGCAGTTGCTCGCCGATGGGCCGTCCGAAACTCCGGCGGAATAA
- a CDS encoding sensor domain-containing protein codes for MSQRTKWARLPLWCAAALLAVSCTRVVDGAALAGPDANRRVVQGVNVDTILLDQSRMRAITGAGEHLTIIPSMDGTSPVNIDALAQTAPRECRFIYDETATFGPDLEAFHKTTFQDPPDGALISEGAAAYRDADTARTAFNALVGTVGDCANGSGGQLYVGDWNSDGTSLHLRPGGCGRDYRLLSVAMLEVTFCGFAQSVSDIVMTNIVANVPR; via the coding sequence GTGTCGCAGAGGACGAAGTGGGCGAGGCTGCCGCTGTGGTGCGCGGCGGCGCTGCTGGCGGTGTCGTGCACCCGGGTGGTCGACGGCGCGGCGCTGGCGGGGCCCGACGCCAACCGCAGGGTGGTGCAGGGCGTCAACGTCGACACGATCCTGCTGGACCAGTCGCGGATGCGGGCGATCACCGGCGCCGGCGAACACCTGACCATCATTCCCTCGATGGACGGCACCAGCCCGGTCAACATCGACGCGCTGGCCCAGACCGCGCCGCGGGAGTGCCGGTTCATCTACGACGAGACGGCCACCTTCGGGCCCGACCTCGAGGCGTTCCACAAGACGACCTTTCAGGACCCGCCCGACGGCGCGTTGATCTCGGAGGGCGCCGCGGCCTATCGCGATGCCGACACCGCGCGGACCGCCTTCAACGCGCTGGTGGGCACCGTCGGGGACTGCGCGAACGGCTCGGGTGGTCAGCTCTACGTCGGTGACTGGAACTCCGACGGCACCTCGCTGCACCTGCGGCCCGGTGGCTGCGGCCGCGACTACCGGCTCCTGTCGGTGGCCATGTTGGAGGTGACGTTCTGCGGCTTCGCGCAATCGGTGTCCGACATCGTGATGACGAACATCGTCGCGAACGTGCCGCGTTAG
- a CDS encoding electron transfer flavoprotein subunit beta/FixA family protein: MTNIVVLIKQVPDTWSERKLTDGDWTLDREAADAVLDEINERAVEEALQIREREGGEGSVTVLTAGPERATEAIRKALSMGADKAVHLKDDGLHGSDVVQTGWALARALGTIEGTELVIAGNEATDGTGGAVPAIIAEYLGLPQLTHLRKLSLEGGKVTGERETDDGVFNLEATLPAVVSVTEKINEPRFPSFKGIMAAKKKEVTVLTLAEIGVEGDEVGLANAGSTVLSSTPKPPKTAGEKVTDEGEGGNQVAQYLVGQKII; the protein is encoded by the coding sequence ATGACGAACATCGTGGTCCTGATTAAGCAGGTCCCAGACACCTGGTCGGAGCGCAAGCTGACAGACGGCGACTGGACGCTCGACCGCGAGGCCGCCGACGCGGTGCTTGACGAGATCAACGAGCGCGCCGTCGAAGAGGCCCTGCAGATCCGCGAGCGGGAGGGCGGCGAAGGCTCGGTGACCGTGCTGACCGCGGGCCCCGAGCGCGCCACCGAGGCGATCCGCAAGGCCCTGTCGATGGGCGCCGACAAGGCCGTCCACCTCAAGGACGACGGCCTGCACGGCTCCGACGTGGTGCAGACCGGGTGGGCCCTGGCCCGCGCGCTGGGCACCATCGAGGGCACCGAGCTGGTGATCGCGGGTAACGAGGCCACCGACGGCACCGGCGGCGCGGTGCCGGCCATCATCGCCGAGTACCTGGGCCTGCCGCAGCTCACTCACCTGCGCAAGCTGTCGCTCGAGGGCGGCAAGGTCACCGGTGAGCGCGAGACCGACGACGGTGTCTTCAACCTCGAGGCCACGCTGCCCGCGGTCGTCAGCGTCACCGAGAAGATCAACGAGCCGCGCTTCCCGTCGTTCAAGGGCATCATGGCCGCCAAGAAGAAAGAGGTCACGGTGCTGACCTTGGCCGAGATCGGGGTCGAAGGCGACGAGGTCGGGCTGGCCAACGCCGGATCCACCGTGCTGTCGTCGACGCCGAAGCCGCCGAAGACCGCGGGTGAGAAGGTCACCGACGAGGGCGAGGGCGGCAACCAGGTCGCGCAGTACCTGGTCGGCCAGAAGATCATCTAG